In the Telopea speciosissima isolate NSW1024214 ecotype Mountain lineage chromosome 2, Tspe_v1, whole genome shotgun sequence genome, one interval contains:
- the LOC122650038 gene encoding protein-lysine methyltransferase METTL21D-like, with protein sequence MSIKSDEEDDLNLLTFLQGDVLEVEEKERAAVIVGEDTDAQEELQQQYYLDSIKSNVIIRQLPSEGIPFKLWPAAKSLVTLLDRYRLQPSSSPLTLIFSAFSNASQHSPLRILELGSGTGLVGITAAATLGANVTLTDLPHVVPNLQFNVDANYNTLTLHGGSINVAALSWGEAKDMESIGCEFDLLLASDVVYHDHLFDPLLKTLQFYLRNNTVFLMAHLKRWKKKDSVFFKKARKLFDIGMIHSDPPSPGSRIGVVVYRFKCKCQDGSKSQN encoded by the coding sequence ATGTCCATCAAAAGTGACGAGGAAGATGATTTAAACCTCCTGACCTTTTTACAAGGAGATGTGTTGGAggtagaagaaaaggaaagagcaGCAGTGATAGTTGGGGAAGACACAGATGCACAGGAGGAGCTACAGCAGCAGTACTACCTTGATTCAATAAAATCAAATGTGATAATTAGGCAACTCCCATCTGAAGGAATCCCCTTCAAACTCTGGCCTGCAGCAAAATCTCTAGTCACCCTTCTGGACAGATACCGACTTCAACCCAGCAGCAGCCCCCTCACTCTGATATTCTCTGCCTTCTCCAATGCCAGTCAACACAGTCCTCTCCGTATCCTCGAACTTGGCTCAGGTACTGGTTTGGTTGGAATTACTGCTGCTGCCACCCTCGGTGCCAATGTTACCCTCACTGATCTCCCTCATGTAGTCCCTAATCTCCAATTTAATGTTGATGCCAACTACAACACATTGACCTTGCATGGTGGAAGCATTAATGTGGCAGCACTTAGCTGGGGAGAGGCCAAGGATATGGAATCAATAGGCTGTGAGTTTGATCTCTTATTGGCTTCGGATGTAGTCTATCATGACCATCTTTTTGACCCTCTTCTCAAGACTCTCCAATTTTACTTGAGAAACAACACAGTATTCTTGATGGCCCATTTGAAgaggtggaagaagaaggaCTCGGTCTTCTTCAAGAAGGCAAGAAAGCTGTTTGACATTGGCATGATACATTCAGATCCTCCTTCCCCTGGCTCTCGTATTGGTGTGGTTGTTTACCGTTTCAAATGTAAGTGTCAAGATGGGAGCAAGTCCCAAAATTAA